The DNA segment GACGAGCAGGCGCGCGATCGCGTCGAGGATCTCCTGGCGGAAGACGCCCTCGCTGGAGCCGACCTCAGGCGGCATCGTGCACCGGGCCCCGTGGGTCGCCGTAGATGGCGGCGAGGGAGACCGCGACAATCCCGTCGAGACGTTGGGCCGCGGTTCGCAGTTTCTCGTCGACGCCGGCCGAACCGACGTAGAAGATCCGCTCCGCGCTGGCGATCAGCATCGCCGCGACGGTCTCCGCGGGCAGCCCGTCCGGGGCCCGGCCGGCGTCGCGCTCGGACTGGATCTGCGCGGTCAGCGTGGCGCGGAACGGCTCCGAGGCGACCGCCCAGACCTTGGCCAGATCAGGCACGGCGTGCTGGTTCTCCAGGACGGCGGCAATCACCGCGCGGTGTGCGAACCAGGTCTCCATGCCGGTGGACAGGCTGTGCCGCAGGGCCGCGCGTGGGTCGGTCCAGGGTGCTTCCAACTCGGTGTGCGTCCGGCTGTACATGTCGCGGAAGATCGTCGCCATCAGCGCGGTGACGACGTCGTACTTGTTGCTGAAGTAGTGGTAGAAGCTGGCCCGCGACAGCTGCGCCTCGGTGATGATCTGGGCGACCGAGATCTCGTGCAGCGGCGTGGCCTCGAGCAGTCGCTCGAGGGCCGCGAAGACGGCCTTTTCGGCCTCCTGGTCACCGGTGTGTGCCCGCGGACGCCGGCGCGGGACCGCGACAACGGCCGGGGGACGGTCCGCGTCATCGCCAGTCGGGGGCTTGTTCATCTCGGTGATTTTAGCCCAGCCAGGGCTCACCCGGCCGCGGCCGGTGTCAGGGTCAGAGCCGATGTCGGGTCCCTTTCCTGCGGATCGGCGAACTGTCGTTTGATCGCGCGCAGCGTTGCCCAGGACATCACCAGGAAGAAGCCGCCGAAGAACGTCGCCGCGAGCCAGAACGAGAACAGCCCGTTCCACGCGAACACGCCGTGCTTGAAGAACAGCAGCAGGCTGGACCCGGTGAAGCCGACGCACGCCCAGATCAGGAACCAGCCGACCCAGCGGGGATAGATCGGGTCCGGCCGGCGGTCGGACAGGATCGCGACCGCGATGCTGCCCGCCTGTGCGACGGCCGGTGGCCAGTTGATGATGAACGGGATCCAGGCCAGATCGTTGAGCAATGCGGTCAGGTTCGGGTCGCGTTCCGGACGGTACGACGCGGCCATGAACACCATCAGCGGGGAGATGATCGCGACTGTGCCGACAGCACCGGAGGCGAGTTGCGTGAAGCACAGCGGCGTGAAGCGGCCCTCGATCCGGGCCAGCTGGCTGCTGACCACTCCCGCGAACGGCAACGTCAACCCGGCCGCGATCATCATGATCACGCAGCCGGCGCGGATCGCGTTGGCGTGCTGCTGGTACTGGTGGGCGACCTGCGCCGCGGTGTGGCCGGGCGGGATCGGCGGGAAAAAGCCCGTGATGATCAAGCCCGGGAAGAACACCGCGACGAAGATGACGCCGCACCAGGCCATCCCCGACTGGATGGGCTTCGTCATGGCAGTTACCTGACTGTCCGTCAGCCCACCGGGACGGCGGGCTTCTCCGCCGCCGCCGCCGGGTGCGCCACCGGTCGGGTCATGCCCTGGATGTAGGCGTCGCGGTACTGCGGCAGCATGAAGCGCGACTTGAACAGCCCGAGGAAGGTCCACTCGACCTCGGCGTCCTTGCGCCCGACCAGTTCGGCCAGCACGCGGCACCACACCACCGAGATGACCAGCGTGAGGCTGCCGACAGCCCAGATCGCCCAGACCGGCAGGTAGGAGTTGACCGCCAGGAAGACCGGGAAGCCGCAGCCGAACTCGGCCATGGTCGTGGCGATGATTCCGCACGGGATGACCAGCAGGCGCTTGGCCGGGTAGTCCTTCACCAACGGCCAGGTGAAGTGGACCAGCACCGCGACCGTCATGATCGAGGCGGCGTTGGTGAAGGACCAGTAGAACGGGAACTTCCAGAACATGAAGGGCTGGTGCCCGTAGTACTTGTAGGCGCCCAGGGCCAGGCCCGGCATCTCCATCACGGCGTCGGACAGCCCGACGGCGGCGAAGATCATGTACATGTTCTTCACGGTCAACCCGCGCTGGATCATCGACCAGATCCAGTAGGCCTCCAGGCCCATGAACAGCCCGTAGCAGGGTGGGATCAGCAGCGGTATGTGGATCCCGAAGTTGTGGTAGTGCGAGGACTGCAGATTCTCCGCCCACCGCAGGTGGCCCACCAGGTCGAGCATGGGCTCACCGAGCGAGGTGACCACGCCTGCGGCCAGGGTGAGGATCGGCAGGTACCGCTTGTGTTTGACGGCCTGGTTGATGCACCACGGCAGGGCGATCGCGACGACCAGCAGGCCCGCCCAGAACAGGAAGAACCAACCGCCGAAGTTCGACACCCGGAAGTGCGGGCTGTCCGCCGGGAGGATCTTCCCGTAGCCGGGAACCGGACTGTTGAAATCGATCGGACCAGGGTTGTCGAGACCAAGCATTCGTTCCGCCTTCAGCCGGCCAGCAGGTAACTGGGCAGGTGTGCATGGCTGGTGCCGACCAGGCCCAGCCAGTTGAACGTCAGGTGGTAGATCACGACGATCGAGACGACGCAGAAGCCGATGACCGCGAGCGTGCGGACCGGCCCCTGCAGTGCGGGATGCCAACGCCGGAAACCGCGCTCCACCGGGGACAACCCTTCCGGGTCGGCCAGGGCCTGCATCCGCATCCAGGTGAACAGGCAGCCGAGGCTGGCGACCAACATCGACTCGTAGAGCGGGAACTGGTTGACCGAGCCCTTCCAGAGAGTCAGCGGGCCGTAGGTCTGCGCGTACGCGTAGCCCTGGGTGGCGCGGATCGCGACGTTCTCCACGACGAAGTCGAACGCGAACTCGCCGCACCAGATCAAGGTGAACAGGCTGACGTTGGAGAGGGCCGGGTAGCGCAGGCGCACCGGCGCGGCGCACCGGCAGGCCACGATCGCGACGCCGGCGCAGAAGTACACGTACATCGGCGGGCCCCACAGCGCCGACTCGGCGTAGCGGGTGGACTCACCGGCCGCGTGGAACGGCATGAACCTGCTCCACACCCCGAGGTTCACGTTGTGGCTGTTCCACGCGAACAGGTACGTGTGGATGTTCAGGAACGCGTCGGCCCAGAACGCGACCAGGCCGCCGATCACGAACTTGCCGTCCAGGCTGAGTCGACCCGTCCGGCGCACCGGTTGGACGACGCAGAACCACACGAAGCCCGCGAGCACGCCCACGCTGATGAGCTCGAACACCCGCAGCGCGACCAGGTGGCCGGTGCTCAGGTGGTCCGGGCCGACGTTCGGGGCCGGGGAGAACTGGCTCGGTGAGGCGATCCACCGCGCCACGGCCTGCCCGACGACCAGCAGCCAGGCCACGGCGATCGCGGCCCAGACGGTGACACCCCCGCGCAGATCCGCGGCCGGGCGGCCCGGTTCGGCGGCCGTCCCGGCCGCGTGGACCGGTTCGGAGAGCAGGGCCATCGGACTCCCGCCGGAGCTGGTGGACGACGTGACTGGACGCTATGTTCAGTCTCCGGGTTCGGGGCTTGCCGGTCAAGCACTCCGGATCGGCAAATGGACTTGTCCAAGCAGTTCGGGAGCCGTTAGGAAGTGCGCGTGACCGCCGGCCCGGAAAATCGATTCGTACTCGCCCTGGCCGACTGCGCCGGGCTGAGCGCCGGGCGCGTCGGCGGCAAGGCGGCCGGACTCGCCGCCCTGGCGGCCGCCGGGCTCGACGTCCCG comes from the Sporichthyaceae bacterium genome and includes:
- a CDS encoding TetR/AcrR family transcriptional regulator gives rise to the protein MNKPPTGDDADRPPAVVAVPRRRPRAHTGDQEAEKAVFAALERLLEATPLHEISVAQIITEAQLSRASFYHYFSNKYDVVTALMATIFRDMYSRTHTELEAPWTDPRAALRHSLSTGMETWFAHRAVIAAVLENQHAVPDLAKVWAVASEPFRATLTAQIQSERDAGRAPDGLPAETVAAMLIASAERIFYVGSAGVDEKLRTAAQRLDGIVAVSLAAIYGDPRGPVHDAA
- a CDS encoding spirocyclase AveC family protein; this translates as MALLSEPVHAAGTAAEPGRPAADLRGGVTVWAAIAVAWLLVVGQAVARWIASPSQFSPAPNVGPDHLSTGHLVALRVFELISVGVLAGFVWFCVVQPVRRTGRLSLDGKFVIGGLVAFWADAFLNIHTYLFAWNSHNVNLGVWSRFMPFHAAGESTRYAESALWGPPMYVYFCAGVAIVACRCAAPVRLRYPALSNVSLFTLIWCGEFAFDFVVENVAIRATQGYAYAQTYGPLTLWKGSVNQFPLYESMLVASLGCLFTWMRMQALADPEGLSPVERGFRRWHPALQGPVRTLAVIGFCVVSIVVIYHLTFNWLGLVGTSHAHLPSYLLAG